The Rhodopirellula bahusiensis genome has a window encoding:
- a CDS encoding polyphosphate polymerase domain-containing protein, translating into MNDKRIELKYQLDSSLTLEVKQWAREHLTADPNCESGDSYDVNSLYLDTPQLDLFHQTGSIGRRKYRVRRYGCESKLWLESKSKKKNEVQKTRCVGSEDEVMNTLLELERASTRSDSADPTTPALGDWFLKQANKKQLRPTTQIHYRRFARMGSELGQNMRLTIDSQLHASPASGWDVASEEAGSDRTQRVKATGLEILELKFHRFMPHRFKELLREFPIPVTGFSKYRAAVRCWNLHQPVPVFDSAIELPPEWNWNTEIVSYA; encoded by the coding sequence ATGAACGACAAACGAATCGAACTGAAGTACCAACTGGATTCATCGCTGACATTGGAAGTCAAGCAATGGGCCCGTGAGCATCTAACAGCGGATCCGAACTGCGAATCTGGCGACAGCTACGACGTCAACAGCTTGTACCTCGACACGCCCCAATTGGACCTGTTCCATCAAACTGGAAGTATCGGGCGTCGCAAGTATCGGGTTCGCCGCTATGGCTGTGAGTCGAAACTTTGGTTGGAAAGCAAATCAAAGAAAAAGAACGAAGTTCAAAAGACACGCTGCGTTGGGTCCGAAGACGAAGTGATGAACACACTGCTGGAACTCGAACGAGCTTCCACCCGGTCGGACTCAGCAGATCCGACAACACCTGCACTGGGTGACTGGTTTCTCAAACAAGCCAACAAGAAACAACTCCGCCCGACCACGCAAATTCACTATCGTCGTTTCGCTCGAATGGGTTCGGAACTGGGTCAGAACATGCGTCTGACCATCGACAGTCAACTGCACGCCAGCCCGGCGTCGGGTTGGGATGTTGCATCCGAGGAGGCTGGTTCCGACCGGACTCAACGCGTGAAAGCGACGGGTTTGGAAATCCTGGAACTAAAGTTTCACCGGTTCATGCCCCATCGTTTCAAAGAACTGCTTCGTGAGTTTCCCATTCCAGTGACCGGGTTCTCAAAATACCGAGCCGCCGTTCGTTGTTGGAACCTGCATCAACCTGTTCCCGTGTTCGATTCTGCGATCGAATTGCCGCCGGAATGGAACTGGAACACGGAGATCGTGTCGTATGCCTGA
- a CDS encoding DUF2271 domain-containing protein: protein MMNRIALMLGIALLGVSQTTAEDWKATVEIPRLNVSEYHRPYVAIWIQDENRKCVANLAVWYQLTKSGEGEGTKWLPDLRQWWRRSGRSLEMPVDGVSSATRPAGKHELTFDDHKQRFSKLPAGKYSLMVEASREVGGREIVELPFVWPSKTTQKLNAAGKEELGEVTFVIPSTK from the coding sequence ATGATGAATCGAATTGCGTTGATGCTTGGCATCGCTCTGCTCGGCGTCAGCCAGACGACCGCCGAAGACTGGAAAGCCACCGTTGAAATCCCACGGTTGAATGTCTCGGAATACCACCGTCCCTATGTGGCAATCTGGATCCAAGACGAAAACCGAAAGTGCGTTGCGAACTTGGCCGTTTGGTACCAACTGACCAAATCCGGCGAAGGCGAAGGAACCAAGTGGTTGCCCGACCTGCGTCAGTGGTGGCGGCGTTCTGGACGTTCGCTGGAAATGCCCGTGGATGGTGTGTCCAGCGCCACCCGCCCCGCCGGCAAACATGAACTGACGTTCGACGACCACAAGCAACGATTTTCAAAATTGCCGGCTGGCAAATACAGCCTGATGGTCGAGGCTTCGCGAGAAGTCGGCGGCCGCGAAATTGTGGAACTGCCATTTGTATGGCCATCCAAGACGACTCAAAAACTGAATGCCGCTGGCAAAGAAGAACTCGGCGAAGTCACCTTCGTCATTCCATCCACCAAGTGA
- a CDS encoding CotH kinase family protein, which translates to MLRFSHVRPAVLLFAGAALIGGPGCSPNIQAQPPGFGPGGPGGPNQQDQELVEKFDTDDNAWLNDAERKEAREFLAENPVQRGFGGPGGGRGPGQGRGPEGGRDRGEGRGGDFGPPPGFGPPEGFGPPPGFGPPSDFGPPQGDEARRGGGRRGGGPPGMNRDRPDPTPGQTITKESVTPVDGDLYDTQIVRTVFLDFSNDDWEEEMETFHSTDVEVPATITIDGKSYPNCGISFRGASSYGMVPSGYKRSLNISVDMANEDQRIGGYKTLNLLNGASDDSMMSTVLYSHIANQHIPAPRANFVRVVINGEDWGVYTNVEQFNKDFVKRNFDSGKGARWKVSGSPRGGGGLEYHGENLEDYRHPFEQKSGNDKDLQRLVDLCRVLEKTPAAELPAALEPMVNVDGLLWFLALDNALINSDGYWIRASDYSIVLDKEDVFHFIPHDMNEAFRAAGGPGGPGGRGGPGGRGGRGRGGPGGFGGPGGLGGPDQNEPRDANRAGTESTAPPLGLDPLIGMEDPTKPLRSKVLAVPKYRDAYLANIRHIAEHSLKWETIGPFVQSQAKMIEPLVKVDTRKLGTFESFQSMTSATGASDHTETPQRGHGAMNLKAFAEGRREFLLK; encoded by the coding sequence ATGCTTCGTTTCTCGCACGTCCGCCCCGCAGTTTTGTTGTTTGCTGGAGCCGCTCTGATCGGCGGCCCCGGCTGTTCACCCAACATTCAGGCTCAACCGCCCGGCTTTGGTCCCGGTGGCCCAGGTGGTCCCAACCAACAAGACCAAGAACTCGTCGAAAAATTCGACACCGACGACAACGCTTGGCTGAACGATGCCGAACGCAAGGAAGCTCGCGAGTTCCTCGCTGAGAATCCTGTCCAACGAGGTTTCGGTGGTCCCGGCGGAGGGCGTGGTCCTGGCCAAGGTCGTGGCCCCGAAGGTGGACGCGATCGAGGCGAAGGTCGCGGGGGTGATTTCGGACCTCCTCCCGGTTTCGGTCCGCCTGAAGGGTTTGGGCCTCCACCTGGATTCGGCCCTCCTTCCGACTTTGGACCACCTCAAGGTGACGAAGCACGACGTGGCGGCGGCCGACGCGGTGGCGGCCCCCCCGGAATGAATCGTGATCGTCCCGATCCCACGCCCGGCCAAACGATCACGAAAGAATCCGTCACTCCGGTCGACGGTGACTTGTACGACACCCAGATCGTCCGCACCGTGTTCCTGGACTTCAGCAATGATGACTGGGAAGAAGAGATGGAAACCTTTCACAGCACCGACGTGGAAGTCCCGGCCACCATCACCATCGATGGAAAATCCTATCCCAATTGCGGCATCAGTTTTCGTGGTGCGTCGTCGTACGGCATGGTCCCGAGTGGCTACAAACGGTCGCTCAATATTTCAGTCGACATGGCCAACGAAGACCAACGAATTGGAGGCTACAAAACGCTCAACCTGCTCAACGGTGCCAGCGATGATTCGATGATGAGCACCGTGCTGTACTCACACATCGCCAACCAACACATTCCTGCACCACGAGCCAACTTCGTCCGCGTCGTCATCAACGGTGAAGACTGGGGCGTGTACACCAACGTGGAACAATTCAACAAAGACTTCGTCAAGCGAAACTTTGACAGTGGCAAAGGTGCTCGCTGGAAAGTCAGTGGCTCACCACGTGGCGGCGGCGGTCTGGAGTACCACGGCGAAAACTTAGAAGACTACCGTCACCCATTCGAACAAAAGTCCGGCAACGACAAAGACCTCCAGCGACTGGTCGATTTGTGCCGCGTGCTGGAAAAAACCCCAGCCGCTGAACTTCCCGCCGCCCTGGAGCCAATGGTCAACGTCGACGGACTGCTCTGGTTCTTGGCACTGGACAACGCCTTGATCAACTCGGACGGCTACTGGATCCGAGCCAGCGACTACAGCATCGTTCTGGACAAGGAGGACGTGTTCCACTTCATCCCGCACGATATGAACGAAGCCTTCCGCGCCGCGGGCGGACCAGGTGGTCCGGGAGGCCGTGGTGGCCCCGGCGGACGAGGTGGTCGTGGACGCGGCGGACCAGGTGGCTTTGGTGGTCCCGGAGGACTTGGCGGCCCTGACCAAAATGAACCTCGCGACGCGAACCGTGCGGGAACGGAATCAACCGCACCGCCGCTCGGTTTGGATCCGTTGATCGGAATGGAAGATCCAACCAAACCGCTTCGCAGCAAAGTCCTGGCGGTTCCAAAATACCGTGACGCTTACCTTGCGAACATTCGTCACATCGCGGAGCACTCGCTGAAATGGGAAACGATCGGACCGTTTGTTCAATCGCAAGCCAAAATGATCGAACCGCTTGTGAAAGTGGACACACGAAAACTGGGAACGTTTGAATCATTCCAATCGATGACCAGTGCCACAGGTGCGTCCGATCACACAGAGACGCCGCAACGCGGTCATGGTGCGATGAACTTAAAGGCATTCGCCGAAGGTCGTCGCGAATTTCTGCTGAAGTAG
- a CDS encoding DUF4198 domain-containing protein, which produces MNRLLLSFVFLLTAIPSTSYAHKVWLLPSQTVFSGPEPWLTVDAAVSNDLFYFNHFPLGLDNLVITVPDGTHVDAENKAKGKYRSVFDLPLTQRGTYRVAVVNDGAFASWEENGKRRRWRGSAAAIESEIPADATNLRITESFGRIETFVTNGAPSLDALQPVGKGIELIPVTHPNDLYAGETATFRFLVNGQPQKDLEIVVIQGGTRYRNSQEEINVTTNEEGEFQVTWDEPGMYWIETSHQDDETKIKNAVGRRMSYAGTFEVLPQ; this is translated from the coding sequence ATGAATCGCTTGCTCCTATCGTTTGTCTTTCTGTTGACCGCCATCCCCAGCACTTCGTACGCGCACAAGGTTTGGTTGCTGCCATCGCAAACTGTGTTCTCGGGTCCCGAACCCTGGTTGACTGTCGATGCAGCCGTTTCAAATGACTTGTTCTACTTCAATCACTTTCCACTGGGGTTGGACAACTTGGTCATCACGGTTCCTGATGGAACCCATGTCGATGCTGAAAACAAGGCCAAGGGAAAGTATCGCAGTGTCTTTGACCTTCCGCTGACTCAACGTGGTACCTATCGCGTTGCGGTCGTCAACGATGGTGCCTTTGCAAGCTGGGAAGAGAACGGCAAACGACGTCGTTGGCGTGGAAGCGCCGCTGCGATTGAATCGGAAATCCCTGCCGACGCGACTAACCTTCGCATTACCGAAAGCTTTGGCCGGATTGAAACGTTCGTCACCAACGGTGCACCTTCGCTCGACGCGCTGCAGCCAGTTGGCAAAGGAATTGAACTCATTCCTGTGACCCATCCCAACGACCTGTACGCAGGCGAAACCGCCACCTTCCGCTTCCTGGTCAATGGCCAACCTCAGAAGGATTTGGAAATCGTTGTGATTCAAGGTGGCACGCGTTATCGCAACTCGCAGGAAGAAATCAACGTCACCACGAACGAAGAAGGCGAGTTCCAAGTCACTTGGGATGAACCCGGCATGTACTGGATCGAAACCAGCCACCAAGACGACGAGACCAAGATCAAGAACGCAGTCGGCCGGCGAATGAGCTACGCGGGCACTTTCGAAGTTCTGCCTCAATGA
- a CDS encoding prenyltransferase/squalene oxidase repeat-containing protein, producing the protein MHWDFNTSGLTSARRKLRHGRRIFVTTCALAVISLPAFGQDAGSTSETEPAGKMEQLRRQIVDKGLAFLAKEGQSEQGTFSDKVGPGVTALAITSALRNGQATDDPMVAEGLKALEGYVKPDGGIYGNGRLKNYETCVAMVCFAEANKTGKYNQTLKRAKEFVTGIQYGEGTKDPSDPWYGGVGYGGAGRPDLSNTAYMIEALRAVETPASDPAIQRALVFISRCQNLDSEFNDTQFADKVDDGGFYYEIPTTKIDPSTSEERFTPNGGLRSYGSMGYTGLKSMIFAGLTKEDPRVKAAQAWIQDHYSVEKNPGMGSAGLYYYYHTFAAALDAAGLKTVADSEGTQHDWKADLVAELAERQNEDGSWSNDNQRWFENDKNLATSFALMALGHCQ; encoded by the coding sequence ATGCATTGGGATTTCAACACTTCTGGGCTGACATCGGCTCGCCGGAAATTACGCCACGGTCGCCGGATTTTTGTCACAACCTGTGCGTTGGCGGTCATCAGTTTGCCGGCATTCGGTCAAGACGCCGGTTCAACGTCTGAAACCGAACCAGCTGGCAAAATGGAACAACTTCGCCGGCAGATCGTCGACAAAGGGCTCGCCTTTCTCGCCAAAGAGGGGCAGTCGGAGCAAGGAACCTTCTCGGACAAAGTCGGACCTGGCGTGACCGCCCTGGCCATCACTTCGGCACTCCGTAACGGTCAAGCCACCGATGATCCGATGGTCGCCGAGGGCCTGAAAGCGCTCGAAGGCTACGTCAAACCTGACGGTGGCATCTACGGCAACGGTCGGCTGAAGAACTATGAAACCTGTGTCGCGATGGTGTGCTTCGCCGAAGCCAACAAGACCGGGAAGTACAACCAAACTCTGAAGCGAGCCAAAGAATTCGTGACGGGGATTCAGTACGGCGAAGGAACCAAGGACCCGTCCGATCCCTGGTATGGCGGCGTCGGCTACGGCGGTGCAGGACGACCTGATTTGTCCAACACGGCGTACATGATCGAAGCCTTGCGAGCCGTGGAGACTCCGGCGAGCGACCCAGCGATTCAACGCGCGCTCGTGTTCATTTCGCGATGCCAAAATTTAGACAGCGAATTCAATGACACGCAGTTCGCGGACAAAGTCGATGACGGAGGGTTCTACTACGAAATTCCGACCACCAAGATTGATCCAAGCACCTCGGAAGAACGCTTCACTCCCAACGGCGGACTTCGCAGTTATGGATCAATGGGGTACACGGGTTTGAAGAGCATGATCTTTGCCGGTCTGACTAAGGAAGACCCTCGTGTCAAAGCCGCTCAAGCCTGGATCCAAGATCACTACAGCGTTGAGAAGAATCCCGGCATGGGGTCCGCTGGGCTGTATTACTACTACCACACCTTCGCAGCCGCACTGGATGCAGCGGGCCTGAAAACGGTTGCTGATTCCGAAGGCACGCAGCACGACTGGAAAGCCGACCTGGTCGCGGAATTGGCCGAACGCCAAAACGAAGATGGCTCGTGGAGCAACGACAATCAGCGATGGTTTGAAAACGATAAAAACCTCGCCACCAGCTTTGCTTTGATGGCCTTGGGACACTGTCAGTGA
- a CDS encoding PepSY-associated TM helix domain-containing protein, protein MSNPTAETTATPTIRKTGFSSAALRMVVLWHWTSSAVCLIGMLGFAITGITLNHASQIETEPQRNSVIDDLPPEFVSLLANSTEEESAALPPELAVWLTEQTGKSIGSREADWSEDEVYLSMPGPGSDAWLAIDRETGEFEFESTQRGWISYFNDLHKGRNTGAAWKWFLDLFAIATLVFCFTGLLLLVEHARRRKTTWPLVGLGLFLPFLLALLLIH, encoded by the coding sequence ATGAGCAACCCAACCGCCGAAACGACTGCGACGCCCACCATTCGAAAGACCGGATTCTCATCCGCTGCTTTGCGGATGGTGGTGTTATGGCACTGGACCAGCTCGGCAGTTTGCTTGATCGGGATGTTGGGGTTTGCGATCACCGGCATCACGCTGAACCACGCTTCCCAAATTGAAACCGAACCGCAACGCAATTCGGTCATTGATGATTTGCCGCCGGAGTTCGTGAGCTTGCTTGCGAATTCGACGGAAGAAGAATCAGCCGCCTTGCCGCCTGAACTGGCCGTGTGGCTGACTGAGCAAACCGGCAAATCAATTGGAAGCCGAGAAGCGGATTGGTCGGAAGACGAAGTTTACCTCTCGATGCCCGGGCCCGGCTCCGACGCTTGGTTGGCGATCGATCGCGAGACCGGTGAGTTCGAATTTGAATCGACCCAGCGAGGTTGGATCTCCTACTTCAACGATTTGCACAAAGGACGCAACACAGGAGCGGCATGGAAATGGTTCCTCGATCTTTTCGCGATTGCCACATTGGTATTTTGTTTCACTGGTCTGCTGTTGTTGGTTGAACACGCTCGACGTCGAAAAACGACTTGGCCACTGGTCGGACTCGGACTCTTCCTGCCGTTCCTATTGGCCCTGTTGCTCATTCACTAA
- a CDS encoding LamG-like jellyroll fold domain-containing protein: protein MPVRVVGVGQEWPTYNKTKTPVSEGMDVAPFLADASGYDCALVVAVHFGAFAVDHFSLSLLHPLLMIRTILLSLFVSVPVLAIASEPVRWSADSARANVVATHGKAELCAGIEGESWLFNGQTVLEPQDARDVLKSGEYSLVVWVNPYRLNAGQQIIAAKNRYSLGEREWSLMLDGNRQFSLYVYRNGWRTISGPEPELGRWYQLCMVMKPESAELYVNGERAGSLKLDRPVQSTDAPLTLGGVNEDGNIRQPWNGAIDEVQLLPSALTPEEVAASYRPVDSVHDVPVPPQPFPLWDENVSLGRADGLPEVANVDFHVIKKWDKPRDGYTFLHGVSLAWHKGKLFASIGHNKGEENTVTEEAQFRVSDDEGKTWGPLEVIDAGEEDNLAISHGVFLSHGETLWAFQGAYYGKMDDIHTRAYRLDDSTGEWKPLGVIIENGFWPMNQPVRMDDGNWIMPGFLGRRYSGDDAFPAAVAISHANDFTQWDLVKIPVDASIHRMWGESSLWVDGSSVFNVARYGGDAKALIAKSGDYGRTWSPSEITNLPMATSKPAAGVLSNGQRYLICTTAAENGGKRSPLTIAVSRPGKNMFSKVFVIRRSMNGDAPGESAERLSLSYPCAMEHDGKLYVGYSNNGGRRANQNSAELAVFPIESLQIP from the coding sequence TTGCCCGTCAGAGTTGTGGGTGTCGGCCAAGAGTGGCCAACCTACAACAAAACCAAGACGCCGGTGAGCGAGGGAATGGACGTTGCTCCCTTCCTCGCTGACGCATCGGGTTATGATTGTGCGCTCGTTGTCGCGGTCCATTTTGGAGCTTTCGCGGTTGATCATTTCAGTCTCTCGTTGCTGCATCCCCTTTTGATGATCCGAACCATTTTGTTGAGTCTGTTTGTCTCGGTTCCTGTCCTGGCAATCGCGAGCGAACCCGTCCGCTGGTCGGCTGATTCGGCGCGAGCGAACGTTGTTGCAACGCACGGCAAAGCGGAGTTGTGTGCCGGGATCGAGGGTGAGAGCTGGTTGTTCAACGGGCAAACGGTGCTGGAGCCACAAGACGCGCGCGACGTTTTGAAGTCGGGGGAGTATTCGCTCGTTGTTTGGGTGAATCCCTACCGTTTGAATGCAGGTCAACAAATCATCGCGGCCAAGAATCGCTATTCCTTGGGCGAACGCGAATGGTCGCTGATGCTGGATGGCAATCGCCAATTCAGCCTTTATGTGTACCGAAATGGATGGCGAACCATCTCTGGGCCGGAACCTGAACTCGGCCGCTGGTATCAACTCTGCATGGTCATGAAACCTGAGTCTGCGGAGTTGTACGTCAACGGTGAACGGGCGGGATCATTGAAGCTGGATCGACCCGTGCAATCCACCGACGCGCCGCTGACTTTGGGTGGAGTGAACGAAGATGGAAACATTCGACAACCCTGGAATGGCGCGATCGACGAAGTTCAGCTTCTTCCAAGTGCATTGACGCCTGAAGAAGTGGCCGCGTCCTATCGTCCGGTCGATTCAGTTCATGATGTTCCGGTTCCTCCTCAGCCGTTCCCGCTGTGGGATGAGAACGTATCACTGGGCCGAGCCGATGGTCTGCCCGAGGTCGCTAACGTCGATTTCCACGTGATCAAAAAGTGGGACAAGCCTCGTGATGGATACACCTTCTTGCATGGCGTCTCGCTGGCGTGGCACAAGGGGAAGTTGTTTGCCTCGATCGGTCACAACAAAGGGGAGGAGAACACGGTGACCGAAGAAGCTCAGTTTCGCGTCAGCGACGATGAGGGAAAGACTTGGGGGCCGTTGGAGGTCATTGATGCTGGCGAGGAAGACAACTTGGCCATCAGCCACGGCGTGTTCTTGTCGCACGGCGAAACCTTGTGGGCATTCCAAGGTGCTTACTACGGAAAGATGGATGACATTCACACGCGAGCCTACCGGTTGGATGATTCCACTGGGGAATGGAAACCGCTTGGCGTGATCATCGAAAATGGATTCTGGCCGATGAATCAACCTGTTCGAATGGATGATGGCAACTGGATCATGCCGGGATTTCTTGGCCGAAGGTATTCGGGCGACGACGCTTTTCCGGCTGCGGTTGCGATCAGCCACGCGAATGATTTCACTCAATGGGATCTGGTGAAGATTCCCGTTGACGCTTCCATTCACCGGATGTGGGGCGAATCGAGTTTGTGGGTGGATGGCTCCAGTGTTTTCAACGTCGCTCGCTATGGTGGCGACGCGAAAGCATTGATCGCGAAAAGTGGCGACTATGGTCGAACTTGGTCTCCCTCGGAGATCACCAACCTTCCGATGGCGACCTCGAAGCCGGCGGCGGGTGTTTTGAGCAATGGCCAAAGGTATTTGATTTGCACGACGGCGGCGGAGAACGGAGGCAAACGCTCGCCGCTGACGATTGCCGTTTCGCGTCCCGGCAAAAATATGTTCTCCAAGGTGTTTGTCATCCGGCGATCGATGAATGGTGACGCGCCCGGTGAGTCAGCAGAACGGTTGAGTTTGTCGTACCCATGTGCCATGGAGCACGACGGCAAACTCTATGTTGGGTACTCGAACAATGGCGGTCGCCGCGCCAACCAGAACAGTGCTGAGTTGGCGGTGTTCCCCATCGAGTCACTTCAGATCCCCTGA
- a CDS encoding glycosyltransferase yields the protein MRILVLTVGTRGDVQPYVALAVGLKAAGHEVQICTCQIFEDFIRSHGIDYAPLNNDIRDFMESEDGRVAMETTTNLFQAVRTGVRLMPKLTGMMHRQVNEMWDAAESFQPDLILFHKKAIGAEDFAERLGCRCALAFYLPLYVPTGESPAFGFPRLPLGRWYNLATYRVIEFITRRSGGRFVGKWRRSLGMSKRRPPYFRHADGRPVAALHAYSPAVIPRPSDWPEHATVTGYWFLDAPNEFDPDPTLVEFLRQGPPPIYVGFGSIFGRDPRATAERVIEAVRLSGQRALLAAGWGGMDLREFDLPKTMLSIDAVPHDWLFPQVSAVVHHGGCGTTAAGLRAGRRTIICPFFGDQPFWGRVVHELGVGPQPIPQRKLTSQRLAQAISQTMDDREMEVRADQLGKQIRSESGVQNAVRFIDELNV from the coding sequence ATGAGGATTCTGGTGTTGACGGTGGGGACTCGAGGTGACGTGCAGCCGTACGTTGCTTTGGCCGTTGGACTGAAGGCGGCGGGGCACGAAGTGCAAATTTGCACCTGCCAGATCTTCGAAGACTTCATCCGTTCGCATGGGATCGACTACGCTCCGCTGAACAACGACATTCGCGATTTCATGGAATCGGAGGATGGTCGGGTGGCGATGGAAACAACCACCAATTTGTTTCAGGCCGTTCGGACGGGTGTTCGACTGATGCCGAAGCTCACGGGCATGATGCATCGCCAAGTCAATGAGATGTGGGACGCGGCCGAGTCGTTTCAACCGGATCTGATTCTGTTTCATAAGAAGGCCATCGGTGCAGAAGACTTTGCCGAGCGGCTTGGTTGTCGCTGTGCCCTGGCGTTTTATTTGCCGCTGTATGTGCCCACGGGGGAGTCGCCTGCGTTTGGGTTTCCAAGGTTGCCGTTGGGCCGTTGGTACAATCTCGCGACTTATCGTGTCATCGAATTCATCACTCGGCGGAGTGGAGGTCGGTTTGTGGGCAAGTGGCGGCGGTCGCTAGGAATGTCAAAGAGGCGTCCGCCGTATTTTCGTCATGCCGATGGCAGACCCGTCGCCGCGTTGCATGCCTACAGTCCCGCGGTGATTCCGAGACCAAGCGATTGGCCTGAGCACGCGACGGTGACTGGGTATTGGTTCCTGGATGCTCCAAATGAGTTCGATCCGGATCCGACGCTGGTGGAGTTTCTTCGGCAAGGCCCTCCGCCAATCTACGTTGGTTTCGGAAGCATCTTTGGTCGCGATCCACGAGCGACTGCCGAACGTGTCATTGAGGCGGTTCGCTTGTCTGGGCAACGCGCGCTGTTGGCGGCAGGTTGGGGAGGAATGGACCTTCGAGAATTCGATTTGCCCAAGACGATGCTTTCCATCGATGCGGTTCCGCATGATTGGTTGTTTCCACAAGTCTCCGCGGTGGTTCATCATGGAGGTTGCGGCACCACCGCGGCCGGACTTCGTGCTGGTCGACGCACGATCATCTGTCCTTTCTTTGGTGACCAACCCTTTTGGGGCCGAGTGGTTCATGAGCTCGGCGTTGGCCCCCAACCGATCCCGCAAAGAAAGCTCACGTCCCAACGGCTTGCCCAGGCCATCTCTCAAACGATGGATGATCGTGAGATGGAAGTCAGGGCGGACCAACTTGGCAAACAAATTCGATCGGAATCGGGCGTGCAGAACGCCGTACGATTCATCGATGAATTGAATGTTTGA
- a CDS encoding DUF4956 domain-containing protein, with translation MPEWLNQVSTEVDANLPTLATRLALAWLCGWAVALIARIKSPSNTADQLTLTLVLMSVLIAMATQIIGDNIARAFSLVGALSIVRFRAAVSSTRDVAFVLAAVVVGMAIGAGQYWVSFLGLITLAWATQFNGGRPSSKAEKPSLLTGKTWRLTMKVGLHSVGGWESELKRLTKSYEIVSAETARRGGSLELVYRYQPKDDTDASQLIAALNAIPTVESIATKPI, from the coding sequence ATGCCTGAGTGGCTCAATCAAGTTTCCACCGAAGTCGATGCCAACCTGCCGACACTTGCCACGCGACTCGCATTGGCGTGGCTGTGCGGCTGGGCCGTGGCCCTGATCGCTCGCATCAAATCGCCGTCCAATACCGCGGACCAGCTTACGTTGACGTTGGTGTTGATGAGCGTCTTGATCGCAATGGCGACTCAAATCATCGGCGACAACATCGCTCGAGCATTCAGCTTGGTCGGCGCACTTTCAATCGTCCGCTTCCGAGCCGCGGTGTCGTCCACTCGAGATGTCGCATTCGTCTTGGCTGCGGTGGTCGTCGGCATGGCGATCGGAGCCGGCCAATACTGGGTGTCCTTCCTCGGTTTGATCACGCTGGCTTGGGCGACACAGTTCAACGGCGGACGCCCCTCGTCAAAGGCTGAGAAACCCTCGCTGCTGACCGGAAAGACATGGCGTTTGACCATGAAAGTCGGGCTGCATTCAGTCGGTGGCTGGGAGTCCGAACTGAAGCGGCTCACCAAAAGCTACGAGATCGTCTCTGCGGAAACCGCTCGCCGAGGCGGCTCGTTGGAACTTGTCTATCGCTATCAGCCCAAAGACGACACCGATGCCAGCCAGCTGATCGCTGCTTTGAATGCGATCCCAACGGTTGAATCGATCGCCACCAAACCCATCTGA
- a CDS encoding flavodoxin domain-containing protein codes for MISKVNAICLAVLMIAAWFLAQWTEGVWWVAPPSAARWWMAAGSLVAYGLLCAWSLRNDSVTKTSTTNFTSVASEQVTENRPATSANDDSVLVVYASETGFAEELAQQTLELLRAAGKVVELLPLDELSVEQLQTVPHAFFLASTAGDGEPPVHAFEFAEEVMSSKHDLSSLTYVVLALGDSSYDEYCAFGRQIDAWLQRCDAKAADERIEVDDADPLALSAWQALVEEFAGNAQPSL; via the coding sequence ATGATCTCAAAGGTCAACGCCATTTGCCTCGCGGTGCTGATGATCGCCGCTTGGTTCCTGGCACAATGGACCGAGGGCGTTTGGTGGGTCGCACCACCGAGTGCCGCACGTTGGTGGATGGCGGCGGGTTCTCTCGTCGCCTACGGCTTGCTGTGTGCCTGGTCATTGCGAAATGACTCGGTGACAAAAACATCAACGACGAATTTCACCTCGGTCGCTTCCGAACAAGTGACAGAGAACCGCCCGGCGACTTCTGCCAACGACGATTCGGTGCTGGTCGTCTACGCCAGCGAAACAGGATTCGCTGAAGAACTGGCACAACAAACATTGGAACTGCTACGTGCGGCTGGCAAAGTTGTCGAACTGCTACCTCTGGATGAATTGTCCGTCGAGCAATTGCAGACCGTTCCACACGCATTCTTTCTGGCCAGCACAGCGGGAGATGGTGAACCGCCCGTTCACGCATTTGAGTTTGCCGAGGAAGTGATGTCTTCCAAGCATGATTTGTCATCTCTGACCTACGTGGTGTTGGCACTCGGCGACAGCAGTTACGACGAGTACTGTGCGTTCGGCCGACAAATCGACGCTTGGTTGCAACGGTGCGATGCGAAGGCCGCCGACGAGAGAATCGAAGTCGATGACGCCGATCCGTTGGCATTGTCAGCTTGGCAAGCACTCGTCGAAGAGTTTGCCGGCAACGCTCAACCGAGTCTGTGA